One segment of Colius striatus isolate bColStr4 chromosome 11, bColStr4.1.hap1, whole genome shotgun sequence DNA contains the following:
- the DTX3L gene encoding E3 ubiquitin-protein ligase DTX3L, which produces MAASLLVRLCPAPDPKEKPLLKLQTYFQSVRRSGGGECNVRATPEPDTFWVEFRQERDKKSVESRRDHVMEMGGRNVKIVIQTGEEDLSKSQFMEQATPSYSLPSSPSPPQQEQQAAGGHGDMVGEVITKKIFLTVTATLNTSMFTEEQRQNVTALCPNLKREGNADVNGYETLTGDFTDIERAYHYFQDILTGNDPNQGVSHAESKSDLKEENGLNTERTEELTLLTPFYEYFSCTCKDKIQELHERYGVCLRAKDQCNGTISVCLTSGENPASMKEASKFFITTFQKSVEGMRQEKIPLTGSSTLKETIKKLNARFSSLLAKEEENQLLLLGTASEISAARRFLAEEGVSSQGKKSMKILSEQYKYRNGIEVDASVFKLLEAILNKEIEDLKDRFDTVIEKKDLYGQKMLITFTPKIKTSDMSSHATESFINAFQSASAMVREKLIRWKLSEDQKKRLNVLLDGNELEDLHVAVKKVEGQFILSGLPNNLAAAEKRIMTLLSVKDPTQTTSRTPLSSDLSHHEAAGASGVTYSGRQKNNLPSEGQAKAKSEDEETCPICMEALKDKETLSKCQHAFCRSCIQQAMTYRKACPVCNTTYGVVQGNQPEGTMSTTKLPLRLPGYPTCGTIEITYNMHSGIQTANHPNPGRRYDSTCRKAFLPDNKEGQEVLQLLRRAFEQKLIFTVGQSRTTGLQDVITWNDIHHKTSVSGGPSSFGYPDPNYLRRVRSELKAKGIE; this is translated from the exons ATGGCGGCGTCGCTTCTGGTGCGGCTCTGCCCCGCGCCCGACCCCAAGGAGAAGCCGCTGCTGAAGCTCCAGACGTACTTCCAGTCGGTGAGGCGGTCGGGCGGCGGCGAGTGCAATGTGCGGGCCACCCCTGAGCCCGACACCTTCTGGGTGGAGTTCCGGCAGGAGCGAG ATAAGAAGAGCGTAGAATCCCGCCGGGATCATGTCATGGAAATGGGTGGCAGAAACGTGAAGATAGTCATCCAGACAGGGGAAGAGGACCTGAGCAAGAGCCAGTTTATGGAGCAGGCGACCCCCAGCTATTCTTTGCCTTCCAGCCcttccccacctcagcaggagcagcaggcagctggaggCCATGGAGACATGGTGGGAGAAGTCATTACCAAAAAG ATATTTCTTACGGTAACTGCAACTTTGAATACCAGTATGTTCACTGAAGAGCAAAGGCAGAATGTTACTGCTCTGTGTCCCAAtttaaagagagaaggaaatgccGATGTCAATGGCTACGAGACACTGACGGGAGATTTTACAGATATTGAAAGAGCTTATCACTACTTTCAGGATATCCTCACAGGCAACGACCCGAACCAGGGTGTTTCACATGCTGAAAGCAAGAGtgatttgaaagaagaaaatggtcTGAATACCGAGAGGACGGAAGAGCTAACGCTTCTGACACCTTTCTATGAGTATTTCAGTTGCACCTGCAAAGACAAAATCCAAGAATTACATGAACGTTATGGAGTGTGTCTAAGAGCTAAAGATCAATGCAATGGAACCATCTCAGTGTGCTTAACTTCTGGTGAAAATCCTGCATCCATGAAAGAAGCTAGTAAATTCTTTATCACAACTTTTCAGAAAAGTGTAGAAGGtatgagacaggaaaaaattcCCCTAACAGGCAGTTCCACGCTAAAGGAGACAATCAAGAAATTAAACGCTAGGTTTAGCAGTCTTCTTGCCAAAGAAGAAGAGAATCAGCTGCTACTCCTGGGTACAGCAAGTGAGATCTCAGCTGCCAGAAGGTTTCTAGCAGAGGAAGGTGTGAGCAGCCAAGGTAAAAAGAGTATGAAAATATTATCTGAACAGTACAAATACAGGAATGGAATTGAAGTCGATGCTTCTGTGTTTAAATTGTTGGAAGCAATATTAAACAAAGAAATCGAAGACCTTAAAGATAGGTTTGATACAGTAATAGAGAAGAAAGATTTATATGGCCAGAAGATGCTCATCACATTTACACCAAAGATCAAAACTTCTGATATGTCTTCACATGCTACCGAAAGTTTCATCAATGCGTTTCAGAGTGCCTCTGCAATGGTAAGAGAAAAACTCATCAGATGGAAGCTTTCAGAAGATcagaagaaaagattaaatGTGCTACTTGATGGAAATGAATTAGAAGACCTGCACGTAGCAGTTAAGAAGGTGGAGGGCCAATTCATCTTGAGTGGTTTACCAAACaatcttgctgctgctgaaaagcgCATCATGACCCTTCTCAGCGTTAAAGACCCAACGCAGACTACAAGCAGGACACCGCTGTCCTCTGATCTCAGCCATCATGAAGCTGCAGGAGCATCTGGGGTGACATACAGTGGCAGGCAAAAGAATAATCTTCCTTCTGAAGGACAGGCTAAGGCAAAGTCAGAAGACGAAGAGACGTGTCCCATTTGCATGGAGGCATTAAAGGACAAAGAAACACTGAGCAAGTGCCAACATGCGTTTTGCAGAAGTTGCATCCAGCAGGCCATGACCTACAGGAAAGCGTGTCCTGTTTGCAATACCACCTATGGAGTAGTGCAAGGAAACCAGCCCGAGGGAACAATGTCCACTACAAAGCTGCCTTTGCGCCTCCCTGGTTATCCCACGTGTGGCACTATTGAGATCACGTATAACATGCACAGTGGGATTCAAACC GCCAACCATCCAAACCCAGGGAGACGTTATGATTCAACTTGCCGCAAAGCCTTTCTACCTGACAATAAAGAAGGGCAGGAAGttctgcagctcctcagaaGAGCCTTTGAGCAAAAATTGATTTTCACAGTGGGGCAATCACGTACCACTGGTCTGCAAGATGTTATCACATGGAATGATATTCATCACAAAACTTCCGTGAGTGGAGGACCCTCCAG